The following proteins come from a genomic window of Novosphingobium aromaticivorans DSM 12444:
- a CDS encoding spinster family MFS transporter: MTEPGTAAADSTTQQENGGEATAYSWYVLGVLVLVYILNFVDRQILSILANDIKKDLSLTDADLGFLYGTAFAVFYSLFGIPLGRLADNWHRVRLMSIGLAVWSAMTAVSGLSRSGVQLTVARIGVGVGEATASPAAYSLISDYFPQRLRATALAIYSSGLFLGGGLSLLVGGLIVEQWNAAYPGGGPMGLVGWQAAFMAVGLPGLALSLWVATIREPIRGAIDGLATPTTEAPFRGFIAELANVIPPFTVIGAARRGASALVANLVAAGVIFAAIQILTGVLGVTTRQQWIFVGIGVYAVFSWASALRSRDLPTFRVIWASPAFICTTLGYGMVAFTSYASSYWAAPYAERVFGIAKAELGWFIGAPGALAGFLGVILGGRIADYLHSRVAAGRLYVTLFGLLAAILPLIGAFTTNSFAAFVVYSFVAQVMSSSALGGAAATSQSLVLPRMRGTATATFFLATTLVGLALGPFMAGYVSATNADNLSAGVLSTLVAAPVGLVLLLVAIRSVPAAQAGLIARARAAGEPL; the protein is encoded by the coding sequence ATGACGGAACCCGGTACGGCGGCGGCTGACAGCACCACGCAGCAGGAGAATGGTGGGGAGGCCACGGCCTATAGCTGGTACGTGCTGGGCGTCCTGGTGCTGGTCTATATCCTGAACTTCGTCGACCGGCAGATCCTTTCGATCCTCGCCAACGATATCAAGAAGGACCTGTCGCTTACCGACGCGGACCTCGGTTTCCTGTATGGGACGGCGTTCGCGGTATTCTATTCGCTGTTCGGCATTCCGCTGGGCAGACTGGCAGACAACTGGCACCGGGTGCGGCTTATGAGCATCGGCCTCGCCGTCTGGTCGGCGATGACGGCCGTGTCGGGCCTCTCGCGGAGCGGAGTCCAGCTCACGGTTGCGCGCATTGGGGTCGGTGTAGGGGAGGCAACGGCGAGCCCCGCCGCCTATTCGTTGATATCGGACTACTTTCCCCAACGCCTGCGCGCCACGGCCCTGGCGATCTATTCCTCGGGCCTGTTCCTGGGCGGCGGGCTTTCGCTGCTGGTCGGGGGGCTCATCGTCGAGCAGTGGAACGCAGCCTATCCGGGGGGCGGTCCGATGGGGCTGGTCGGTTGGCAGGCGGCCTTCATGGCGGTGGGATTGCCGGGCCTTGCCCTGTCGCTCTGGGTCGCGACGATCCGGGAGCCTATCCGCGGCGCGATCGACGGGCTTGCGACGCCCACCACGGAAGCGCCGTTCCGGGGCTTCATTGCAGAGCTTGCCAATGTCATCCCGCCCTTCACCGTCATAGGCGCGGCGCGGCGGGGCGCTTCGGCGCTTGTGGCAAATCTCGTGGCGGCAGGAGTGATCTTCGCCGCGATCCAGATCCTGACCGGTGTTCTTGGCGTTACAACCAGGCAGCAATGGATATTCGTGGGCATTGGTGTCTACGCGGTATTCAGCTGGGCCAGCGCGCTGCGCTCGCGCGATCTGCCCACCTTTCGCGTGATCTGGGCGTCCCCGGCGTTCATCTGCACTACGCTCGGTTACGGGATGGTGGCCTTCACCTCGTATGCCTCGTCATATTGGGCGGCGCCCTATGCAGAACGCGTGTTCGGCATAGCCAAGGCGGAGCTGGGCTGGTTCATCGGTGCGCCGGGCGCCCTCGCCGGGTTCCTCGGCGTGATCCTTGGTGGACGGATTGCGGACTACCTCCATTCCCGCGTTGCGGCGGGTCGGCTCTACGTCACGCTTTTCGGATTGCTTGCAGCGATCCTGCCGCTGATCGGTGCATTCACCACCAACAGTTTCGCGGCATTTGTCGTCTACTCGTTCGTCGCTCAGGTGATGTCGAGCAGCGCTTTGGGAGGGGCCGCCGCGACAAGCCAGTCCCTGGTGCTTCCCCGCATGAGGGGCACGGCGACGGCGACATTCTTTCTGGCAACGACCCTGGTAGGTCTCGCGCTCGGCCCGTTCATGGCGGGGTACGTTTCCGCGACAAATGCCGACAACCTCTCGGCTGGCGTTCTTTCCACGCTTGTGGCGGCGCCAGTCGGCCTGGTCCTGTTGCTCGTGGCGATCCGCAGCGTCCCGGCTGCGCAAGCGGGCCTGATCGCCCGCGCCCGCGCCGCCGGAGAGCCGCTCTAG
- the queC gene encoding 7-cyano-7-deazaguanine synthase QueC, with product MPSNSPAPDAPLAVVLLSGGLDSMVCAGLAQEQGFRVLALTIDYNQRHRVELDAARAIAARLGVERHVILPLDLRQFGGSALTADIAVPKDGVGDDIPVTYVPARNLIFLSLALAWAEAAGSKDLFIGVNALDYSGYPDCRPEFVAGFEDLARIATKVGSEGGTVTVHAPLQHLKKSEIAREAARLGLEAGDSWSCYDPLPDGRACGVCDSCRLRRAGFEEAGLNDGTRYGGG from the coding sequence ATGCCGTCGAATTCACCTGCACCAGATGCTCCGCTTGCCGTTGTCCTGCTGTCGGGAGGCCTCGATTCGATGGTCTGCGCGGGACTGGCCCAGGAGCAGGGCTTCCGGGTCCTGGCGCTGACGATCGACTACAACCAGCGCCACCGTGTGGAACTGGATGCCGCAAGGGCGATCGCTGCCCGTCTCGGCGTCGAGCGTCACGTGATCCTGCCGCTGGACCTGCGCCAGTTCGGCGGCTCGGCGCTGACGGCGGACATCGCGGTTCCCAAGGACGGCGTGGGTGACGACATTCCCGTGACCTACGTGCCGGCCCGGAACCTGATCTTCCTTTCGCTGGCGCTGGCCTGGGCGGAAGCTGCGGGATCCAAGGACCTGTTCATCGGCGTGAACGCGCTGGATTATTCGGGTTATCCCGATTGCCGGCCCGAATTCGTGGCGGGCTTCGAAGATCTGGCCCGCATCGCCACCAAGGTGGGCAGCGAAGGCGGCACGGTGACCGTCCATGCTCCGCTCCAGCACCTCAAGAAATCGGAAATTGCGCGCGAAGCGGCGCGACTGGGGCTCGAGGCGGGCGATAGCTGGTCTTGCTACGATCCCCTGCCGGATGGGAGAGCCTGCGGTGTCTGCGACAGTTGTCGACTGAGGCGCGCGGGATTTGAAGAGGCAGGCCTGAATGACGGAACCCGGTACGGCGGCGGCTGA
- a CDS encoding Hsp33 family molecular chaperone HslO, translating into MNEQVQPSTGFDRVLHFTLPDRNARGRAVRLGPVLDTILSAHAYPAPIRQILAEALVVTALLGSLLKDQDGQLTLQAQTQDGVVDLLVCDYRNGELRGYVRHDRARLDELGPTPSLFSLFGEGYLAITFDLAATGQRYQGVVPLEGNSLAEACESYFMQSEQVPSLIRVGVRNTPAGCVAGGLLLQHLPEGEEGRERLHVQLDHPEWEHVSILGASVKEAELVDPALDLESIVWRLFHEEREIRAEPGLVLSRGCRCTVEHYRDVLSRFGAEERADMKNDDGLIIVDCAFCSREFEIDL; encoded by the coding sequence TTGAACGAACAGGTCCAGCCTTCCACCGGGTTCGACCGGGTGCTGCATTTCACCTTGCCGGATCGCAACGCCCGCGGGCGCGCGGTCCGGCTCGGGCCGGTTCTCGACACCATCCTTTCGGCCCATGCCTATCCCGCCCCGATTCGCCAGATCCTGGCCGAGGCGCTGGTGGTGACCGCATTGCTCGGCTCGCTGCTCAAGGACCAGGATGGGCAGCTCACGCTCCAGGCACAGACGCAGGACGGCGTGGTTGACCTGCTCGTCTGCGATTATCGCAACGGCGAGCTTCGCGGATATGTCCGCCACGACCGCGCGAGGTTGGACGAGCTTGGCCCGACGCCGTCGCTGTTCTCGCTGTTCGGCGAGGGATATCTGGCAATCACCTTCGATCTTGCCGCCACGGGCCAGCGCTACCAGGGCGTCGTTCCGCTGGAAGGCAACTCACTTGCCGAGGCGTGCGAGAGCTACTTCATGCAGTCCGAGCAGGTGCCATCGCTGATCCGTGTCGGCGTGCGCAACACGCCGGCTGGCTGCGTGGCGGGCGGGCTTCTGCTTCAGCACCTGCCCGAGGGGGAGGAAGGGCGCGAGCGGCTGCACGTGCAGCTTGATCATCCGGAATGGGAGCATGTCTCGATCCTTGGCGCGTCGGTCAAGGAGGCCGAACTTGTCGATCCGGCGCTCGATCTTGAAAGCATCGTCTGGCGACTGTTCCACGAGGAGCGCGAAATCCGGGCCGAACCCGGCCTTGTCCTGAGCCGCGGGTGCCGCTGCACAGTCGAGCATTATCGCGACGTGCTTTCGCGATTCGGGGCCGAGGAACGCGCGGACATGAAGAACGATGACGGGCTGATCATTGTCGACTGCGCGTTCTGCTCGCGCGAGTTCGAGATCGACCTCTAG
- the argF gene encoding ornithine carbamoyltransferase, translating to MSQALKHFLNLTDAGGDAIAAMLNDALDRKSARAGQPKGKADADAPLGGRVLAMVFEKNSTRTRVSFDIAMRQLGGSALILDAGTTQLGRGETIADTARVLSRMADAIMLRTDDHAKVEELARHATVPVINGLTDLSHPCQIMADLLTVIEHGKALPGLEVAWLGDGNNVLNSIVEAAGLMKFNVRIGVPEGYESDAGMIEAAVLAGAGIRVIRDPVEAVRGADVVVTDTWISMGQAHAEAKLAAMAPYQVNDALMAHAKPDAVFLHCLPAHRGEEVTDAVIDGPRSVVWDEAENRIHAQKSVLRWVFGQI from the coding sequence GTGAGCCAGGCCCTCAAGCACTTCCTGAACCTGACGGATGCGGGCGGCGATGCCATCGCCGCGATGCTGAACGACGCGCTCGACCGCAAGTCCGCGCGCGCTGGCCAGCCGAAGGGCAAGGCCGATGCCGACGCCCCTCTCGGCGGGCGGGTCCTGGCCATGGTTTTCGAGAAGAATTCGACCCGCACGCGCGTGTCATTCGACATCGCGATGCGCCAGCTCGGCGGTTCGGCGCTGATCCTCGACGCGGGCACGACCCAGTTGGGCCGCGGCGAGACCATCGCCGATACCGCCCGCGTACTGAGCCGCATGGCCGATGCCATCATGCTGCGGACGGACGACCACGCCAAGGTCGAGGAACTGGCGCGCCACGCTACCGTGCCGGTGATCAACGGGCTGACCGACCTGTCGCATCCCTGCCAGATCATGGCTGATCTTCTGACGGTGATCGAGCATGGCAAGGCCCTGCCCGGACTTGAGGTGGCTTGGCTGGGCGACGGCAACAACGTGCTCAATTCGATCGTCGAGGCGGCGGGACTGATGAAGTTCAACGTGCGCATCGGCGTTCCCGAAGGCTATGAGTCCGATGCGGGAATGATCGAGGCCGCCGTTCTGGCCGGCGCCGGCATCCGTGTGATCCGCGATCCGGTGGAAGCCGTGCGCGGGGCGGATGTCGTCGTGACCGACACCTGGATCTCGATGGGCCAGGCGCATGCCGAAGCGAAGCTTGCGGCAATGGCGCCCTATCAGGTCAACGACGCGCTCATGGCCCACGCCAAGCCGGATGCGGTCTTCCTGCACTGCCTGCCCGCGCACCGCGGTGAGGAGGTGACCGATGCCGTCATCGACGGGCCGCGCTCGGTGGTCTGGGACGAGGCGGAAAACCGTATCCATGCCCAGAAGTCGGTTCTGCGCTGGGTATTCGGACAGATTTGA
- a CDS encoding aspartate aminotransferase family protein, with amino-acid sequence MSITPLMPVYPRCGVRPVRGEHCHLISEDGTRYLDFASGIAVNLLGHSNEHLIGAIQKQAATLMHVSNLYGSPQGEHLAQRLVDLTFADTVFFTNSGAEAVECAIKTARAYHSSVGNDHKYELITFKNAFHGRTMATISASKQEKMHKGFLPLLEGFKYVDFDDLEGAKAAMGPNTAGFLVEPIQGEGGIRDASDEFLKGLRALCDEHDLVLIFDEVQCGVARTGTLYAYEQYGITPDVMATAKGIGGGFPIGACLATEKAARGMVAGTHGSTYGGNPLAMAAGEAVLDVVANEEFLGEVRAKGERLRGRIEQFIGNYPDLFIGVRGRGLMLGLMMKVEPRPFVAHMRDNHQLLTVSAGDNTVRVIPPLVIDDSHIDEFMERLSAAAASYAPEAPVT; translated from the coding sequence ATGTCGATCACTCCGCTGATGCCCGTGTATCCCCGGTGCGGCGTGCGTCCTGTGCGAGGCGAGCATTGCCACCTGATCTCCGAGGACGGCACCCGCTACCTTGATTTCGCAAGCGGCATCGCGGTGAATCTGCTCGGCCATTCGAACGAACACCTGATCGGCGCGATCCAGAAGCAGGCGGCGACGCTCATGCACGTGTCGAATCTCTACGGGAGCCCGCAGGGCGAGCATCTGGCCCAGCGCCTGGTCGACCTGACCTTCGCCGACACGGTGTTCTTCACCAATTCCGGCGCGGAGGCGGTGGAATGCGCGATCAAGACCGCGCGCGCATATCACTCGTCGGTGGGCAATGACCACAAGTACGAGCTGATCACCTTCAAGAACGCCTTCCACGGCCGCACGATGGCCACGATCAGCGCCTCCAAACAGGAGAAGATGCACAAGGGCTTCCTGCCGCTGCTGGAAGGCTTCAAGTACGTCGACTTCGACGATCTGGAAGGTGCGAAGGCCGCGATGGGCCCAAACACGGCGGGCTTCCTCGTCGAGCCGATCCAGGGCGAAGGCGGCATCCGCGATGCCTCTGACGAATTTCTCAAGGGCCTTCGCGCGCTTTGCGACGAACATGACCTCGTGCTGATCTTCGATGAAGTGCAGTGCGGCGTGGCGCGCACCGGCACGCTCTATGCCTACGAGCAGTACGGCATCACGCCCGACGTGATGGCGACCGCCAAGGGAATCGGCGGCGGCTTCCCGATCGGCGCCTGCCTTGCCACCGAAAAGGCTGCGCGCGGCATGGTCGCCGGCACCCACGGCAGCACTTATGGCGGTAACCCGCTGGCCATGGCTGCGGGCGAGGCCGTGCTCGACGTCGTGGCGAACGAGGAATTTCTCGGCGAAGTGCGGGCCAAGGGCGAACGCCTGCGCGGGCGGATCGAGCAGTTCATCGGCAACTACCCCGATCTGTTCATCGGCGTGCGCGGGCGCGGCCTGATGCTCGGCCTGATGATGAAGGTGGAGCCGCGTCCGTTCGTGGCGCACATGCGCGACAACCATCAGTTGCTCACTGTCTCGGCCGGTGACAACACCGTGCGCGTGATCCCGCCGCTGGTCATCGACGACAGCCACATCGACGAATTCATGGAGCGGCTTTCGGCCGCTGCCGCAAGCTATGCGCCGGAGGCGCCGGTCACGTGA
- a CDS encoding cold-shock protein yields the protein MGFDRGRRGRGRDKRDGFGDEGGFDPYGGGGFGGGGYDRGGFGGGDRGGFGGGGRGGFGGGDRGGFGGGDRGGFGGGDRGGFGGGGGGRGGFGGPRGGGGGGGMPAQVVGTGKGVVKFFNGQKGFGFIQREDGGEDVFVHISAVERAGLEGLAEGQQLEFNLVDRGGKISAADLQVVGDVIPVAAKPASPQRELTGEKASGTVKFFNAMKGFGFITRDDGQPDAFVHISAVERSGLRELNEGDKLEFDLEVDRRGKYSAVNLVPRQD from the coding sequence ATGGGTTTTGACAGAGGGCGGCGGGGTCGCGGTAGAGACAAGCGCGACGGATTCGGCGACGAAGGCGGTTTCGATCCCTACGGCGGTGGCGGCTTTGGCGGCGGCGGTTACGACCGCGGCGGTTTTGGCGGCGGTGACCGCGGTGGCTTCGGTGGCGGTGGTCGCGGCGGCTTCGGCGGCGGTGACCGCGGTGGCTTCGGCGGCGGCGACCGCGGCGGCTTTGGCGGCGGCGATCGTGGCGGCTTCGGCGGCGGCGGCGGTGGTCGCGGCGGCTTCGGCGGCCCGCGTGGCGGCGGCGGCGGTGGCGGCATGCCCGCCCAGGTTGTCGGCACCGGCAAGGGTGTCGTAAAGTTCTTCAACGGCCAGAAGGGTTTCGGCTTCATCCAGCGTGAAGACGGCGGTGAGGACGTGTTCGTCCACATCAGCGCGGTCGAGCGTGCGGGCCTTGAAGGCCTGGCGGAAGGCCAGCAGCTCGAATTCAACCTCGTCGATCGCGGCGGGAAGATTTCGGCTGCCGATCTCCAGGTCGTTGGCGACGTGATCCCGGTTGCGGCAAAGCCCGCTTCGCCGCAGCGCGAGCTGACCGGCGAGAAGGCCAGCGGCACGGTCAAGTTCTTCAACGCGATGAAGGGCTTCGGCTTCATCACGCGTGACGACGGCCAGCCCGACGCTTTCGTGCACATCAGCGCGGTTGAGCGTTCCGGCCTGCGCGAGCTGAACGAAGGCGACAAGCTCGAGTTCGACCTCGAGGTCGATCGACGAGGCAAGTACTCGGCGGTCAACCTGGTGCCGCGTCAGGACTGA
- a CDS encoding TIGR01244 family sulfur transferase has translation MFRKIDEKTYASPQISIPEVAYAKALGIGLIVNNRPEGESDDQTPGAEIEAAARDAGIAYVAIPVTHAGFSMAQVEAMQKALAQAGDAPVLAYCRSGTRSTLLWALAQAQAGANPDEIAEKAAGAGYDIAPIRATVDMLAAQAG, from the coding sequence ATGTTTCGCAAGATAGACGAAAAGACGTACGCCAGCCCCCAGATCTCCATTCCGGAAGTCGCCTACGCCAAGGCACTTGGCATCGGGCTCATCGTCAACAACCGTCCCGAGGGCGAATCGGACGACCAGACCCCGGGCGCCGAGATCGAGGCCGCCGCGCGCGACGCGGGGATCGCCTATGTCGCGATACCGGTGACCCACGCAGGCTTCTCGATGGCGCAGGTAGAGGCGATGCAGAAGGCGCTGGCCCAGGCGGGCGATGCCCCGGTCCTTGCCTATTGCCGCTCAGGCACCCGCTCCACCCTGCTCTGGGCGCTGGCCCAGGCACAGGCCGGCGCAAACCCCGACGAGATCGCGGAAAAGGCTGCCGGCGCGGGCTATGACATTGCCCCCATCCGCGCGACGGTGGACATGCTGGCCGCGCAGGCAGGCTGA
- a CDS encoding sterol desaturase family protein — MKPFDVVTWAVPFFVVMVLAEMIWAARRHPEKYEPRDTLTSLALGLGSTIAGALTAGAVFAAALWLYDHRVATVPFAWWAWALCFVLDDFNYYLAHRTGHRVRWFWASHVNHHSSQHYNLSTALRQTWTGFFALSFVFRIWPALIGFHPAMIVTVGGVNLVYQFWIHTEAVGRLPRWFEAVFNTPSHHRVHHATNPLYLDRNYAGVFIVWDRLFGTFQPERDDLAIRYGIVRQLGSFHLLHAAFHEWRAMLGDFWRAPLRYKLHYLVRAPGWSHDGSREGSDAIRARWTERQGLSGD; from the coding sequence ATGAAGCCGTTCGATGTCGTGACCTGGGCCGTGCCCTTCTTCGTGGTCATGGTCCTGGCCGAAATGATCTGGGCCGCGCGCCGCCACCCCGAAAAGTACGAACCGCGCGACACGCTCACCAGCCTCGCGCTTGGTCTTGGCAGCACCATCGCGGGTGCACTGACCGCCGGCGCGGTCTTCGCCGCCGCGCTGTGGCTGTACGACCACCGCGTGGCGACCGTTCCCTTCGCATGGTGGGCCTGGGCGCTGTGCTTCGTGCTCGACGATTTCAACTACTACCTTGCCCATCGCACCGGCCACCGCGTGCGATGGTTCTGGGCAAGCCACGTCAACCACCACTCCAGCCAGCATTACAACCTGTCGACCGCCTTGCGGCAGACCTGGACCGGCTTCTTCGCACTGTCGTTCGTCTTCCGCATCTGGCCCGCTCTGATCGGCTTCCACCCGGCCATGATCGTGACGGTGGGCGGCGTGAATCTGGTCTACCAGTTCTGGATCCATACCGAAGCGGTCGGGCGCTTGCCGCGCTGGTTCGAGGCGGTGTTCAACACCCCGTCGCACCACCGCGTCCACCACGCCACAAATCCGCTCTATCTCGACCGCAACTATGCCGGCGTGTTCATCGTCTGGGACCGCCTTTTCGGCACCTTCCAGCCCGAGCGCGACGATCTGGCGATCCGCTATGGCATCGTCCGCCAGCTCGGCAGCTTCCACCTGCTCCACGCCGCCTTCCACGAATGGCGTGCAATGCTCGGCGACTTCTGGCGCGCGCCGCTGCGCTACAAGCTGCACTATCTCGTGCGCGCGCCCGGCTGGAGCCACGACGGCAGCCGCGAAGGCTCCGACGCCATCCGCGCGCGCTGGACCGAACGGCAGGGCCTCAGCGGCGATTGA
- a CDS encoding TetR/AcrR family transcriptional regulator produces the protein MAQDSAASPGKVPRTARGRETLRKLLDAAAAEFGERGFHEASISGITRRAGTALGSFYTYFDSKDAIFTALVRDMSARVATTAAAAVSEGATGLRREREALVGFLHFAREHKEIYRIIDEAEFADPESYRAHYEGTATRIAARLAEGVQAGIVRHGDQEVRAWAIMGMNVFLGLRYGVWDDSRPVEEIAEVAADLLGEGLNRR, from the coding sequence ATGGCGCAGGATAGCGCTGCCAGTCCCGGAAAGGTGCCCCGCACGGCACGCGGGCGCGAAACCTTGCGCAAGCTGCTCGATGCGGCGGCGGCGGAGTTCGGGGAGCGCGGGTTCCACGAAGCGTCGATCAGCGGGATCACTCGGCGCGCGGGAACGGCGCTGGGCAGTTTCTACACCTACTTCGATTCCAAGGACGCGATCTTCACCGCGCTGGTGCGCGACATGTCGGCGCGGGTGGCGACGACGGCTGCTGCTGCGGTGAGCGAGGGCGCGACGGGCCTGCGCCGTGAGCGCGAGGCGCTTGTCGGGTTTCTGCACTTTGCCCGCGAGCACAAGGAAATCTACCGCATCATCGACGAAGCCGAGTTCGCCGATCCCGAAAGCTATCGCGCGCACTATGAAGGCACGGCGACCCGCATCGCCGCGCGCCTTGCCGAAGGTGTGCAGGCGGGCATCGTCCGCCATGGCGACCAGGAAGTGCGGGCCTGGGCGATCATGGGCATGAATGTGTTTCTGGGCCTGCGCTATGGCGTGTGGGACGACAGCCGGCCGGTCGAGGAGATCGCCGAAGTGGCGGCCGATCTGCTGGGCGAAGGGCTCAATCGCCGCTGA
- a CDS encoding TonB-dependent receptor, which produces MTRMSTRAVLAASAALFALPAVPAIAQEAPADETTASNEITVIARRREERLLDVPIAISALSTEALDKAGAKDLSGVQGAIPNVNIVQGRGSASSANFYIRGIGQPDALQTFDPAVGVYVDGVYLSRIQGALLNLFDVQRVEVLRGPQGTLYGKNTIGGAVNVVSKKPDLNDLRGEASITYGRFDEVTAKGYVSAPLVADKLALSVAGVYDDRDGIVTDPATGRKYNDRNNLSGRAILRAQPTDTVEVLISGDYTRQRNSLTMGQATAPLIGFDYNADFSAVTPFVIAPAATGEWDYKASSSFAGDKGQKLDHWGVSGTINVDLSDTLQLVSISAYRKLKTDFFVDIDATTAEVGDVFVGTRQHQFSQELQLKLDADKLKGVLGVYYLNEHVTSHQEAYADSYLRYVGTPLNFLRTIDDEQDTKSYAAFGQLTYDFTDAVSLTGGLRYTRETKEYFRTTTATTSSPIFPALVIKGTFTFPTNLPAPYNTLDSVTYEAWTPSATLSYKPSRNTMLYGSVSRGFKSGGFNGRVNGLGDVTQVVDGTTVVVPTFKPETVWTYEVGAKGSFLDGRVNISGAAFYSDYANFQARVGGGNTGINGGSFPVLNAGKLRIQGFEFDVNVRPADPVTLFASVGYLDADYKEFNDGRRAPAFSCNPTGAKVTCKPAFAPPLTLRAGGEYRVPLGDATLSLGGDVRFVDKHYLSVDNRPGLTEDGYLIGNLYAQVDFDKFYLRGAVRNVGNTLYKTDGQEFSSVGNIQTVYYGDPRTWNVTLGVRF; this is translated from the coding sequence ATGACCCGTATGTCCACGCGCGCCGTTCTGGCCGCATCTGCCGCGCTGTTCGCGCTGCCTGCCGTCCCCGCCATTGCGCAGGAAGCACCGGCTGACGAAACCACCGCCTCGAACGAGATCACCGTCATCGCCCGCCGCCGCGAGGAGCGCCTGCTCGACGTGCCGATCGCGATCTCCGCGCTCAGCACCGAAGCGCTCGACAAGGCCGGCGCCAAGGATCTCTCCGGCGTCCAGGGCGCGATCCCCAACGTCAACATCGTGCAGGGCCGCGGCTCGGCCAGCAGCGCCAACTTCTACATCCGCGGCATCGGCCAGCCGGACGCGCTGCAGACCTTCGACCCGGCTGTCGGCGTCTATGTCGACGGCGTTTACCTCAGCCGCATCCAGGGTGCGCTGCTCAACCTGTTTGACGTCCAGCGCGTCGAAGTCCTGCGCGGGCCGCAGGGCACGCTCTATGGCAAGAACACCATCGGCGGCGCGGTCAACGTCGTCTCGAAGAAGCCCGACCTCAACGACTTGCGCGGCGAAGCGTCGATCACCTACGGCCGCTTCGACGAAGTGACCGCCAAGGGCTACGTCTCGGCCCCGCTTGTCGCGGACAAGCTCGCCCTCTCGGTCGCGGGGGTCTACGACGACCGCGACGGCATCGTCACCGATCCCGCCACCGGCCGGAAGTACAACGACCGCAACAACCTCTCGGGCCGCGCAATCCTTCGCGCCCAGCCGACCGACACCGTCGAGGTCCTGATCTCGGGCGATTACACCCGCCAGCGCAACTCGCTGACCATGGGCCAGGCGACCGCCCCGCTGATCGGGTTCGACTACAACGCCGACTTCAGCGCCGTCACGCCCTTCGTGATCGCGCCCGCCGCCACCGGCGAATGGGACTACAAGGCCTCCAGCAGCTTTGCCGGCGACAAGGGCCAGAAGCTCGACCACTGGGGCGTTTCGGGCACGATCAACGTCGACCTGTCCGATACCCTGCAACTCGTCTCGATCAGCGCCTACCGCAAGCTCAAGACCGACTTCTTCGTCGACATCGACGCAACCACCGCCGAAGTGGGCGACGTCTTCGTCGGCACCCGCCAGCACCAGTTCAGCCAGGAACTCCAGCTCAAGCTCGATGCCGACAAGCTCAAGGGCGTGCTCGGAGTCTACTACCTGAACGAGCACGTGACCTCGCACCAGGAAGCCTATGCCGACAGCTACCTGCGCTATGTCGGCACGCCGCTCAACTTCCTGCGCACCATCGATGACGAGCAGGACACCAAGTCCTACGCCGCCTTCGGCCAGCTTACCTACGACTTCACCGATGCGGTCTCGCTGACCGGCGGCCTGCGCTACACGCGCGAGACGAAGGAATACTTCCGCACCACCACGGCCACCACGTCGAGCCCGATCTTCCCGGCCCTGGTCATCAAGGGCACCTTCACCTTCCCGACCAACCTGCCCGCCCCCTACAACACGCTCGACAGCGTGACCTACGAGGCGTGGACCCCCTCGGCGACGCTCAGCTACAAGCCCTCGCGCAACACGATGCTCTACGGCTCGGTCAGCCGCGGCTTCAAGTCGGGCGGCTTCAACGGGCGCGTCAACGGGCTCGGCGACGTCACCCAGGTGGTCGACGGCACGACCGTCGTCGTACCGACCTTCAAGCCTGAAACCGTGTGGACCTACGAAGTCGGCGCCAAGGGCTCGTTCCTCGACGGGCGCGTGAACATCTCGGGCGCGGCGTTCTATTCCGACTACGCGAACTTCCAGGCGCGCGTCGGCGGCGGCAACACCGGCATCAACGGCGGCAGCTTCCCCGTGCTCAACGCCGGCAAGCTGCGCATCCAGGGCTTCGAGTTCGACGTCAACGTGCGGCCCGCCGATCCGGTCACGCTGTTCGCCTCGGTCGGCTATCTCGATGCCGACTACAAGGAGTTCAACGACGGCCGCCGGGCGCCCGCGTTCTCGTGCAACCCGACTGGCGCGAAGGTGACCTGCAAGCCCGCCTTCGCCCCGCCGCTTACCCTTCGCGCGGGCGGCGAATACCGCGTGCCGCTGGGCGATGCGACGCTGAGCCTGGGCGGCGACGTCCGCTTCGTCGACAAGCATTACCTGTCGGTCGACAACCGCCCCGGCCTCACCGAAGACGGCTACCTGATCGGCAACCTCTATGCCCAGGTGGACTTCGACAAGTTCTACCTGCGCGGCGCGGTCCGGAACGTAGGCAACACGCTCTACAAGACCGACGGGCAGGAATTCAGCTCGGTCGGCAACATCCAGACCGTCTACTATGGCGACCCGCGCACGTGGAACGTCACGCTCGGCGTCCGCTTCTGA